In Oryzias melastigma strain HK-1 unplaced genomic scaffold, ASM292280v2 sc00231, whole genome shotgun sequence, a single window of DNA contains:
- the LOC112139502 gene encoding uncharacterized protein LOC112139502: protein MVTPARVVFLLTCLLSRNTAMSPPLESSSSDLRESVFISAQVGGIVTLPCFYDGIFLQYILWYKHILGQKPNPICLYSKYKTEVLYYNNYKNKSRFTLKSSDPSNNLTISNLKLSDSATYFCIAGYQTYMNFSAVLTVDVQGSGLTIQTSVDQSSSENIHAGDSVTLNCTVHTGSCDGEHRVYWFKDSEDSHPGLIYTHGGRKDQCERKKNTQTHSCVYELHMKNLTESHSGIYYCAVVSCGHILFGNGTKLSLTDSAAPMNSVILHTLVGLLTIMSVLVVFMVFLLWKINKRNNCTSTEERSPAAPLRSSEAENKDTESLHYAAINVKRSNRSRSQKNGSNTDCVYASVRQQN, encoded by the exons ATGGTAACACCTGCTCGAGTTGTCTTCCTCCTGACATGTTTGCTTTCAAGGAACACTG caaTGAGCCCTCCTCTGGAATCCTCTTCATCTGATCTTCGAGAAAGTGTTTTTATCTCAGCTCAAGTTGGAGGGATTGTAACTTTACCGTGTTTCTATGATggaatttttttacaatatattttatggTACAAACATATTCTGGGACAAAAACCAAACCCTATCTGTCTTTACAGTAAATACAAAACAGAAGTATTGTATTACAATAATTATAAGAACAAATCACGCTTTACTTTGAAATCATCAGACCCCAGTAATAATTTGACAATTTCAAATCTGAAACTATCAGACTCAGCTACTTACTTCTGTATTGCTGGTTATCAAACATACATGAATTTCTCGGCAGTTCTTACAGTTGATGTTCAAGGATCAGGTTTAACCATCCAGACTTCAGTGGATCAGTCGTCCTCTGAGAACATCCATGCAGGAGACTCTGTGACTCTGAACTGTACAGTACACACTGGGAGCTGTGATGGAGAACACAGAGTTTACTGGTTCAAAGACTCTGAAGACTCTCATCCAGGACTCATTTACACTCATGGAGGCAGGAAGGATCAGTGTGAGAGAAagaagaacacacaaacacacagttgtgTCTATGAGCTGCACATGAAGAACCTGACTGAGTCTCATTCTGGgatctactactgtgctgttgTCTCATGTGGACACATACTGTTTGGAAATGGGACCAAACTGAGCCTCACAG ACTCTGCAGCTCCAATGAACTCTGTGATTCTTCACACTTTGGTTGGATTATTGACCATCATGAGCGTCCTcgttgtttttatggtttttcttCTGTGGAAGATCAACAAGAGAAACAACTGCACCTCCACAG AAGAAAGATCACCTGCTGCCCCCTTAagaagctcagag GCTGAGAACAAAGACACAGAAAGTCTCCATTATGCTGCTATAAATGTGAAGAGGTCCAACAGATCAAGAAGTCAGAAGAACGGCTCCAACACAGACTGTGTTTATGCGAGTGTGAGACAACAGAACTGA
- the LOC112139503 gene encoding uncharacterized protein LOC112139503, giving the protein MPFLLSSRGEGVQLSAISCKNANMKTSAEFVLFLTGLLSVEKTLLTSSSLVNQQTDFISAHKGGTVFLPCFYEANDLIWVSWYKLTLRQKPELVCKYFRYTKETRFYHEYNENPRIILNTENQTHHLTILDLRYSDSAIYFCVANYGSEVHFKAAVTVDVKGSGLTIQTSVDQSSSENIHAGDSVTLNCTVHTGSCDGEHRVYWFRDSGDSHPGLIYTHGGRNDQCERNKNTQTHSCVYNLHMKNLNESHTGIYYCAVASCGHILFGNGTKLNLTVPLNSVILHTLVGLLTIMSLLVVFLLFLLWKLNKRNNCTSTEEISPAAPLRSSEAENKDTESLHYAAINVKRSNRSRQKNDSNIDCVYSSVRQQN; this is encoded by the exons atgccatTTCTTCTCAGCTCAAGAGGAGAAGGAGTCCAACTGTCTGCAATTTCGTGCAAGAACGCAAACATGAAGACATCTGCTGAGTTTGTCTTATTTCTGACAGGTTTGCTCTCAG TTGAAAAGACTCTTCTAACGTCATCCTCATTGGTGAATCAACAGACTGATTTCATATCAGCTCACAAAGGAGGAACTGTGTTTTTACCGTGTTTCTATGAAGCGAATGATCTAATATGGGTGTCCTGGTACAAACTTACTCTGAGACAGAAACCAGAGCTAGtctgtaaatattttagatACACGAAGGAAACTCGTTTCTACCATGAATACAACGAGAATCCACGCATTATACTGAATACAGAAAATCAAACTCATCACCTCACAATTTTAGATCTACGATATTCAGACTCTGCTATTTACTTCTGTGTAGCAAACTATGGAAGTGAAGTACATTTCAAAGCAGCTGTTACGGTCGATGTTAAAGGATCAGGTTTAACCATCCAGACTTCAGTGGATCAGTCGTCCTCTGAGAACATCCATGCAGGAGACTCTGTGACTCTGAACTGTACAGTACACACTGGGAGCTGTGATGGAGAACACAGAGTTTACTGGTTCAGAGACTCTGGAGACTCTCATCCAGGACTCATTTACACTCATGGAGGCAGGAATGATCAGTGTGAGAGAAACaagaacacacaaactcacagtTGTGTCTACAATCTCCACATGAAGAATCTGAATGAGTCTCACACTGGgatctactactgtgctgttgCCTCATGTGGACACATACTGTTTGGAAACGGGACCAAACTGAACCTCACAG TTCCTCTGAACTCTGTGATTTTACACACTTTGGTTGGATTATTGACCATCATGAGCctccttgttgtttttctgctttttcttctgtGGAAGCTCAACAAGAGAAACAACTGCACCTCCACAG AGGAAATATCACCCGCTGCCCCCTTAagaagctcagag GCTGAGAACAAAGACACAGAAAGTCTCCATTACGCTGCAATAAATGTGAAGAGGTCCAACAGGTCAAGACAGAAGAACGACTCCAACATAGACTGTGTTTATTCCAGTGTGAGACAACAGAACTGA